Proteins co-encoded in one Lynx canadensis isolate LIC74 chromosome C1, mLynCan4.pri.v2, whole genome shotgun sequence genomic window:
- the CRNN gene encoding cornulin isoform X2: protein MPQLLRNINGIIEAFGRYARMEGNCKMLTRGELKRLLEHEFADVIVKPHDPATVDEVLCLLDEDDTGTVEFKEFLVLVFKVAQACFKTLSESPEGACGSQESGICPAGDSQELGKGQNRRTEVEVAREGQHCEESQHRQSTQASRGQVGARAQTHGQDIGQDRQSESQRQERESWQTQAGECTWQTQAGECTQQTQRVGEDKSHQTRERESERQSQAREQDRAHQTSETVTGTGTQTQTDTTQTMGEDRSSQIGSPGTQPQESTQTRGTEVQGQDRSQTSQIVAGEHTSQIVAREHVQTPGGVTQTMEQDRSGHIGSPGTQPQESTHGQTRGTEVQGQDRSQISQVVTGGHIQTQAGSQTQTHTQTVEQGKSQSARHIGDRDEGQIQRQSDSGQRWTQVSHYEAEEAEMGGQAQAGASTLTGRQDRSSTQPRCSVTGGQGESESTVVTQEWVDDHTRDTAIPRQDQGSLHSGMLSAQGPDTAQPEGKRGLTARGLYSYFKSNKP from the exons ATGCCTCAGTTACTGCGAAACATTAATGGGATCATCGAAGCCTTTGGGCGATACGCCAGGATGGAGGGCAACTGCAAAATGCTCACCCGGGGGGAGCTGAAAAGGCTCTTGGAGCATGAGTTTGCTGATGTCATTGTG aaACCCCATGATCCTGCCACTGTGGATGAAGTCCTGTGCCTGCTAGATGAAGATGACACAGGGACTGTGGAGTTCAAGGAATTCCTGGTCCTGGTGTTTAAAGTCGCCCAAGCCTGTTTCAAGACACTGAGCGAGAGTCCTGAGGGGGCTTGTGGATCTCAAGAGTCTGGAATTTGCCCTGCTGGGGACTCACAAgagctggggaaagggcagaacaGGAGAACTGAGGTGGAGGTGGCTAGGGAAGGACAGCACTGTGAGGAGAGCCAACATAGACAGAGCACACAAGCCTCCAGAGGACAGGTAGGGgccagggctcagacccacggtCAGGATATTGGCCAGGATAGGCAGTCTGAGTCtcagagacaagagagagagagttggcaGACACAAGCTGGGGAATGTACATGGCAGACACAAGCTGGGGAATGTACACAGCAGACCCAGAGAgtgggagaagacaagagccaccagaccagagagagggagtcagagagacAGTCGCAGGCCAGGGAACAGGATAGAGCCCACCAGACAAGTGAAACAGTTACTGGAACTGGAACTCAGACCCAGACAGATACCACCCAGACTATGGGGGAAGACAGGAGCAGTCAGATAGGAAGCCCTGGTACCCAGCCACAGGAGTCCACCCAGACCAGAGGGACTGAGGTCCAGGGTCAAGATAGGAGTCAGACAAGCCAGATAGTGGCAGGAGAACAT ACAAGCCAGATAGTGGCAAGAGAACATGTTCAGACACCAGGAGGTGTCACCCAGACCATGGAGCAGGACAGGAGTGGTCATATAGGAAGccctggcacccagccacaggaGTCCACCCATGGCCAGACCAGAGGAACTGAGGTCCAGGGTCAAGATAGGAGCCAGATAAGCCAAGTGGTGACAGGAGGGCACATTCAAACACAGGCAGGATCACAAACCCAGACACACACCCAGACCGTGGAGCAGGGCAAGAGCCAGTCTGCAAGGCACATAGGGGATAGAGATGAGGGACAGATTCAAAGGCAGTCAGACAGTGGTCAAAGATGGACACAAGTAAGCCACTATGaagcagaagaggcagagatgggaggacAGGCCCAGGCTGGGGCAAGCACTCTGACAGGGAGACAGGACCGGAGCAGCACTCAACCAAGGTGTAGTGTGACAGGCGGacagggagagagcgaatccacTGTGGTTACCCAAGAGTGGGTGGATGACCACACAAGGGATACAGCAATCCCAAGGCAGGACCAGGGTAGCCTGCATTCTGGCATGCTTTCAGCCCAGGGCCCAGACACAGCCCAGCCAGAAGGAAAGCGAGGCCTCACAGCCAGGGGGCTGTATTCCTACTTCAAAAGCAATAAGCCATGA
- the CRNN gene encoding cornulin isoform X1 yields the protein MPQLLRNINGIIEAFGRYARMEGNCKMLTRGELKRLLEHEFADVIVKPHDPATVDEVLCLLDEDDTGTVEFKEFLVLVFKVAQACFKTLSESPEGACGSQESGICPAGDSQELGKGQNRRTEVEVAREGQHCEESQHRQSTQASRGQVGARAQTHGQDIGQDRQSESQRQERESWQTQAGECTWQTQAGECTQQTQRVGEDKSHQTRERESERQSQAREQDRAHQTSETVTGTGTQTQTDTTQTMGEDRSSQIGSPGTQPQESTQTRGTEVQGQDRSQTSQIVAGEHVQTPGGVTQTTEQDRSGHIGSPGTQPQESTHGQTRGTEVQGQDRSQTSQIVAREHVQTPGGVTQTMEQDRSGHIGSPGTQPQESTHGQTRGTEVQGQDRSQISQVVTGGHIQTQAGSQTQTHTQTVEQGKSQSARHIGDRDEGQIQRQSDSGQRWTQVSHYEAEEAEMGGQAQAGASTLTGRQDRSSTQPRCSVTGGQGESESTVVTQEWVDDHTRDTAIPRQDQGSLHSGMLSAQGPDTAQPEGKRGLTARGLYSYFKSNKP from the exons ATGCCTCAGTTACTGCGAAACATTAATGGGATCATCGAAGCCTTTGGGCGATACGCCAGGATGGAGGGCAACTGCAAAATGCTCACCCGGGGGGAGCTGAAAAGGCTCTTGGAGCATGAGTTTGCTGATGTCATTGTG aaACCCCATGATCCTGCCACTGTGGATGAAGTCCTGTGCCTGCTAGATGAAGATGACACAGGGACTGTGGAGTTCAAGGAATTCCTGGTCCTGGTGTTTAAAGTCGCCCAAGCCTGTTTCAAGACACTGAGCGAGAGTCCTGAGGGGGCTTGTGGATCTCAAGAGTCTGGAATTTGCCCTGCTGGGGACTCACAAgagctggggaaagggcagaacaGGAGAACTGAGGTGGAGGTGGCTAGGGAAGGACAGCACTGTGAGGAGAGCCAACATAGACAGAGCACACAAGCCTCCAGAGGACAGGTAGGGgccagggctcagacccacggtCAGGATATTGGCCAGGATAGGCAGTCTGAGTCtcagagacaagagagagagagttggcaGACACAAGCTGGGGAATGTACATGGCAGACACAAGCTGGGGAATGTACACAGCAGACCCAGAGAgtgggagaagacaagagccaccagaccagagagagggagtcagagagacAGTCGCAGGCCAGGGAACAGGATAGAGCCCACCAGACAAGTGAAACAGTTACTGGAACTGGAACTCAGACCCAGACAGATACCACCCAGACTATGGGGGAAGACAGGAGCAGTCAGATAGGAAGCCCTGGTACCCAGCCACAGGAGTCCACCCAGACCAGAGGGACTGAGGTCCAGGGTCAAGATAGGAGTCAGACAAGCCAGATAGTGGCAGGAGAACATGTTCAGACACCAGGAGGTGTCACCCAGACCACAGAGCAGGACAGGAGTGGTCATATAGGAAGccctggcacccagccacaggaGTCCACCCATGGCCAGACCAGAGGGACTGAGGTCCAGGGTCAAGATAGGAGTCAGACAAGCCAGATAGTGGCAAGAGAACATGTTCAGACACCAGGAGGTGTCACCCAGACCATGGAGCAGGACAGGAGTGGTCATATAGGAAGccctggcacccagccacaggaGTCCACCCATGGCCAGACCAGAGGAACTGAGGTCCAGGGTCAAGATAGGAGCCAGATAAGCCAAGTGGTGACAGGAGGGCACATTCAAACACAGGCAGGATCACAAACCCAGACACACACCCAGACCGTGGAGCAGGGCAAGAGCCAGTCTGCAAGGCACATAGGGGATAGAGATGAGGGACAGATTCAAAGGCAGTCAGACAGTGGTCAAAGATGGACACAAGTAAGCCACTATGaagcagaagaggcagagatgggaggacAGGCCCAGGCTGGGGCAAGCACTCTGACAGGGAGACAGGACCGGAGCAGCACTCAACCAAGGTGTAGTGTGACAGGCGGacagggagagagcgaatccacTGTGGTTACCCAAGAGTGGGTGGATGACCACACAAGGGATACAGCAATCCCAAGGCAGGACCAGGGTAGCCTGCATTCTGGCATGCTTTCAGCCCAGGGCCCAGACACAGCCCAGCCAGAAGGAAAGCGAGGCCTCACAGCCAGGGGGCTGTATTCCTACTTCAAAAGCAATAAGCCATGA